One segment of Nocardioides sp. QY071 DNA contains the following:
- a CDS encoding TMEM165/GDT1 family protein, whose translation MYAFLLSTAVIFVAELGDKSQLMAMTFATRYRARDVLIGLTAATAVVHLVSVGIGYAIGDAFADYQGTIEVCAGIAFLGFALWTLRGDELTEDDERKAASATGRAVLVVAVFFFLAELGDKTMLATITLATQEGWFGTWLGSTLGMVAADALAIGVGAVLGRQLPEKVITYGAAALFALFGLVLIASGAGWI comes from the coding sequence ATGTACGCGTTCTTGTTGAGCACCGCGGTGATCTTCGTGGCCGAGCTCGGCGACAAGAGCCAGCTCATGGCGATGACCTTCGCCACCCGCTACCGCGCCCGCGACGTGCTGATCGGCCTGACCGCCGCGACCGCCGTCGTGCACCTCGTGTCGGTCGGCATCGGCTACGCGATCGGTGACGCGTTCGCCGACTACCAGGGCACGATCGAGGTGTGCGCGGGCATCGCGTTCCTCGGCTTCGCGCTGTGGACGCTGCGCGGCGACGAGCTGACCGAGGACGACGAGCGCAAGGCCGCCAGCGCCACCGGCCGCGCCGTCCTCGTCGTCGCCGTGTTCTTCTTCCTCGCCGAGCTGGGCGACAAGACCATGCTGGCGACGATCACCCTCGCCACCCAGGAGGGCTGGTTCGGCACCTGGCTCGGCTCGACCCTCGGCATGGTCGCGGCGGACGCGCTGGCCATCGGCGTCGGTGCGGTCCTCGGCAGGCAGCTGCCCGAGAAGGTCATCACGTACGGCGCCGCCGCGCTCTTCGCGCTCTTCGGCCTCGTGCTGATCGCCAGTGGGGCTGGTTGGATCTGA
- a CDS encoding helix-turn-helix transcriptional regulator: MNEPRIRDLRTARGWSQERLAEASGVAVRTIQRLEAGNDASLETLSLVATALEVSVRDLFASVESDRLGIAVDGLDQRIADERAARARAERAQRGWRYLYVALGVVVTAVAIIAVGSPSSSGEVILLVPAYWIGGLLALRFLERSVLGPRLDARFPLTAREAHGAHGQERS, encoded by the coding sequence ATGAACGAACCGAGGATCCGGGACCTCCGCACCGCACGGGGCTGGAGCCAGGAGCGGCTGGCCGAGGCGAGCGGGGTCGCCGTACGCACCATCCAGCGGCTCGAGGCCGGCAACGACGCGAGCCTCGAGACGCTCTCGCTCGTCGCGACCGCGCTCGAGGTGAGCGTGCGGGACCTGTTCGCGTCGGTGGAGAGCGACCGGCTCGGCATCGCCGTCGACGGCCTCGACCAGCGCATCGCCGACGAGCGGGCCGCCCGGGCGAGGGCCGAGCGTGCCCAGCGCGGCTGGCGCTACCTGTACGTCGCGCTCGGGGTCGTCGTCACCGCCGTCGCGATCATCGCGGTCGGCTCGCCGTCGAGCTCGGGCGAGGTGATCCTGCTGGTGCCGGCGTACTGGATCGGCGGACTGCTGGCCCTGCGGTTCCTCGAGCGGTCGGTGCTCGGACCGCGCCTCGACGCCCGCTTCCCGCTGACGGCGCGCGAGGCGCACGGGGCGCACGGGCAGGAGCGCTCGTGA
- a CDS encoding metalloregulator ArsR/SmtB family transcription factor has product MTSSLPVLQPDDLAACCSPVTGGRVSDEAAATLARMFKALGDPTRVKLLSLIAAAPDGEACICDMTEPVGLSQPTVSHHMKLLVDAGLATREQRGRWAYYRVAPEALRSLAGALAPVGS; this is encoded by the coding sequence ATGACCTCATCGCTGCCGGTCCTCCAGCCCGACGACCTCGCGGCCTGCTGCTCCCCGGTCACCGGGGGACGCGTCAGCGACGAGGCCGCCGCGACGCTCGCGCGGATGTTCAAGGCGCTGGGTGACCCGACCCGGGTCAAGCTGCTGTCGCTGATCGCGGCCGCCCCCGACGGGGAGGCGTGCATCTGCGACATGACCGAGCCGGTCGGGCTGAGCCAGCCGACCGTGTCCCACCACATGAAGCTGCTGGTCGACGCGGGCCTGGCCACCCGCGAGCAGCGCGGCCGCTGGGCCTACTACCGCGTCGCCCCCGAGGCGCTGCGCTCCTTGGCGGGCGCGCTGGCGCCGGTCGGCAGCTGA
- a CDS encoding NAD(P)-binding domain-containing protein has translation MNELPVVVIGAGPQGLAAAAHLLERGLEPLVLEAGAGPAAAVAEWGHVRLFSAWPELVDAASARLLAPTGWTAPSTGYPTGAQWIEGYLAPLGAALGDRVRYDARVTGVSRKGRDRLVDADRDAQPFTVHVTDATGHESRLEARAVIDASGTWRLPNPAGADGIPALGERAAADLLTSAVPDRAHPERYAGRHTVVIGSGDSAFNAIHELVQIAEAHPGTRITWAIRRAVGTGTFGGGAADQLPERGALGQRARRAVESGAVELVTGFRTAEIRTQDGQAIVLAEDGRALPPAGAVVVLTGFRPDLSFLSEMRLDLDPTLEAPRRIAAEIDPNIHSCGSVQATGAADLAQPESGLYLVGMKSYGRAPTFLALTGYEQVRSVVAAIAGDHEAAARVELVLPDTGVCGGAGVFDDPASAGGGCCAPAAPAPVELLEIGRAPAGA, from the coding sequence ATGAACGAGCTGCCCGTCGTGGTGATCGGCGCCGGCCCCCAGGGCCTGGCGGCCGCGGCCCACCTGCTGGAGCGCGGCCTGGAGCCACTGGTGCTGGAGGCGGGCGCCGGCCCGGCTGCGGCGGTCGCCGAGTGGGGTCACGTGCGGCTGTTCTCCGCGTGGCCCGAGCTCGTCGACGCCGCCTCGGCACGACTGCTCGCACCGACGGGATGGACGGCCCCGAGCACGGGCTACCCCACCGGCGCGCAGTGGATCGAGGGCTACCTCGCTCCGCTTGGAGCAGCACTCGGCGACCGGGTGCGGTACGACGCCCGGGTCACCGGCGTCTCCCGCAAGGGCCGCGACCGGCTGGTCGACGCCGACCGGGACGCGCAGCCGTTCACCGTCCACGTCACCGACGCGACGGGCCACGAGTCCCGTCTCGAGGCCCGCGCGGTGATCGACGCGTCCGGCACCTGGCGGCTGCCCAACCCCGCCGGCGCGGACGGCATCCCCGCCCTGGGCGAGCGGGCCGCCGCGGACCTGCTGACCTCGGCCGTGCCGGACCGCGCCCACCCCGAGCGGTACGCCGGCCGGCACACCGTCGTCATCGGGTCCGGCGACTCGGCCTTCAACGCGATCCACGAGCTGGTCCAGATCGCCGAGGCGCACCCGGGCACCCGGATCACCTGGGCGATCCGGCGCGCGGTCGGCACCGGCACCTTCGGCGGCGGCGCCGCCGACCAGCTCCCCGAGCGCGGCGCCCTCGGCCAGCGAGCCCGGCGTGCCGTCGAGTCCGGAGCGGTCGAGCTCGTCACCGGCTTCCGGACAGCCGAGATCAGGACGCAGGACGGGCAGGCCATCGTCCTCGCCGAGGACGGCCGCGCCCTGCCGCCGGCCGGTGCGGTCGTCGTACTGACCGGCTTCCGCCCCGACCTGTCCTTCCTGTCCGAGATGCGCCTGGACCTCGACCCCACCCTGGAGGCCCCGCGCCGGATCGCGGCCGAGATCGACCCCAACATCCACTCCTGTGGTTCGGTGCAGGCGACCGGCGCCGCCGACCTCGCCCAGCCCGAGTCCGGCCTCTACCTGGTCGGCATGAAGTCCTACGGGCGGGCGCCGACCTTCCTCGCCCTGACCGGCTACGAGCAGGTCCGCAGCGTCGTCGCGGCGATCGCGGGCGACCACGAGGCGGCCGCGCGGGTCGAGCTGGTGCTGCCCGACACCGGGGTGTGCGGCGGCGCCGGGGTGTTCGACGACCCGGCGAGCGCGGGCGGCGGCTGCTGCGCCCCGGCCGCCCCGGCCCCGGTCGAGCTGCTCGAGATCGGCCGGGCTCCGGCCGGCGCCTGA
- a CDS encoding OsmC family protein — MSAPTEYHVHATTNTDRARVTVGGTDLTVDASWPPGEPGTPGPAELLAAAFATCLLKNLARCRELVGFGYDEAEVEVTARRQDAPPRFVEVRYRLRIVTDEPTRRVDLVHQNLRKFGTVYNTLAAVCDVDGTVEAVGAPASI; from the coding sequence GTGAGCGCACCGACCGAGTACCACGTCCACGCGACGACGAACACCGACCGGGCCCGCGTCACCGTGGGCGGCACCGACCTCACGGTCGACGCGAGCTGGCCTCCCGGCGAGCCCGGCACGCCCGGACCGGCCGAGCTGCTGGCCGCGGCCTTCGCGACCTGCCTGCTGAAGAACCTCGCCCGCTGTCGCGAGCTCGTCGGGTTCGGGTACGACGAGGCAGAGGTCGAGGTGACCGCCCGGCGCCAGGACGCGCCGCCCAGGTTCGTCGAGGTGCGCTACCGGCTCCGCATCGTCACCGACGAGCCCACACGCCGGGTGGACCTCGTGCACCAGAACCTGCGGAAGTTCGGGACGGTCTACAACACGCTCGCCGCCGTGTGCGACGTGGACGGCACGGTCGAGGCCGTCGGCGCGCCGGCCTCGATCTGA
- a CDS encoding helix-turn-helix domain-containing protein, translated as MNIEQSLDLDRRVAVHAALADPTRLRVVDLLSVGDAASSELSVRLGTPSNLLAHHLKVLEGAGVVTRHRSEGDGRRSYWRLVPGTVVPAPGPSLARPGRVVFVCTANTARSHLAAALWRRASAIPVTSAGTRPATRVAAAARATARRHHLDLPDVAPQHLSAIGTPTGGEDLLVTVCDLAHEELGTDAALHWSVPDPVAAGTRAAFDLAHDELARRVEVLAPLLARPS; from the coding sequence ATGAACATTGAGCAAAGTCTCGATCTGGATCGCCGGGTCGCGGTCCACGCCGCGCTCGCCGACCCGACTCGGCTCCGGGTCGTCGACCTGCTGAGCGTCGGCGACGCCGCGTCGTCGGAGCTCTCCGTGCGCCTCGGCACGCCCTCGAACCTGCTCGCCCACCACCTCAAGGTGCTCGAGGGCGCCGGGGTCGTGACCCGCCACCGCTCCGAGGGCGACGGCCGCCGCAGCTACTGGCGCCTGGTCCCCGGGACGGTCGTACCCGCGCCGGGGCCGTCGCTCGCCCGCCCGGGACGTGTCGTGTTCGTCTGCACGGCCAACACCGCCCGCTCCCACCTCGCCGCCGCCCTGTGGCGCCGCGCCAGCGCGATCCCGGTGACCTCGGCCGGCACCCGGCCCGCGACCAGGGTCGCCGCCGCCGCGCGCGCGACCGCTCGCCGCCACCACCTCGACCTGCCCGACGTCGCGCCCCAGCACCTCTCCGCCATCGGTACGCCGACCGGTGGCGAGGACCTCCTCGTCACCGTCTGCGACCTCGCCCACGAGGAGCTCGGCACCGACGCCGCGCTGCACTGGTCGGTCCCCGACCCCGTGGCCGCGGGCACCCGGGCCGCGTTCGACCTCGCGCACGACGAACTCGCCCGCCGGGTCGAGGTCCTCGCACCGCTCCTGGCGCGGCCGTCCTGA
- a CDS encoding aquaporin translates to MNLPPLARRALAELLGTAFLVAAVIGSGIAATRLSPGDTGLQLLENSLATGAALVALIIAFQPVSASFNPVVTLVERALGRIGSADATALVGAQLVGGCLGAVAANLMFDLDAVDISGHTRDGGGVLLAEAVATFGLVLVVFGALRSDRIETVAYAVGGYIAAAYWFTSSTSFANPAVTIARTLSDTFAGIAPSSVPAFVLLQVVGGALAALALHVLHPATEESR, encoded by the coding sequence GTGAACCTCCCCCCTCTGGCCCGCCGCGCCCTCGCCGAGCTGCTCGGTACGGCGTTCCTGGTCGCGGCCGTGATCGGGTCCGGGATCGCCGCGACCCGCCTCTCCCCCGGCGACACCGGCCTGCAGCTGCTGGAGAACAGCCTCGCCACCGGCGCCGCCCTGGTCGCGCTGATCATCGCGTTCCAGCCGGTCTCCGCGTCGTTCAACCCGGTCGTGACCCTGGTCGAGCGCGCTCTCGGCCGGATCGGCAGCGCCGACGCGACGGCGCTCGTCGGCGCCCAGCTGGTCGGCGGCTGCCTCGGCGCGGTCGCGGCCAACCTCATGTTCGACCTCGACGCGGTCGACATCTCCGGCCACACCCGCGACGGCGGCGGCGTGCTGCTCGCCGAGGCGGTCGCCACGTTCGGCCTGGTCCTCGTGGTGTTCGGGGCGCTGCGCTCGGACCGGATCGAGACAGTCGCGTACGCCGTCGGCGGCTACATCGCGGCGGCGTACTGGTTCACCAGCTCCACCAGTTTCGCCAACCCGGCCGTGACGATCGCGCGGACCCTGTCCGACACCTTCGCGGGCATCGCGCCGTCGTCGGTGCCGGCGTTCGTGCTGCTCCAGGTCGTCGGTGGCGCCCTCGCCGCGCTCGCCCTCCACGTCCTCCACCCCGCTACCGAGGAGTCCCGATGA
- a CDS encoding arsenate reductase ArsC — MTATVPPTVLFVCVHNAGRSQMAAGFLQHLAGDRIEVLSAGSQPADQVNPVAVAAMAEEGIDIAAEQPKVLTESAVREADVVITMGCGDECPFFPGKRYEDWVLDDPAGQGIDAVRPIRDEIRRRVEALVAELV, encoded by the coding sequence ATGACCGCCACCGTCCCACCGACCGTGCTGTTCGTCTGCGTCCACAACGCCGGTCGCTCGCAGATGGCCGCCGGCTTCCTGCAGCACCTCGCCGGCGACCGCATCGAGGTGCTGTCCGCCGGGTCCCAGCCGGCCGACCAGGTCAACCCGGTCGCCGTCGCGGCGATGGCCGAGGAGGGCATCGACATCGCGGCCGAGCAGCCGAAGGTGCTCACCGAGTCCGCTGTCCGCGAGGCCGACGTGGTGATCACCATGGGCTGCGGCGACGAGTGCCCGTTCTTCCCCGGCAAGCGCTACGAGGACTGGGTCCTCGACGACCCGGCCGGCCAGGGCATCGACGCCGTCCGCCCGATCCGCGACGAGATCCGGCGCCGGGTCGAGGCGCTGGTCGCGGAGCTGGTCTGA
- a CDS encoding enoyl-CoA hydratase/isomerase family protein yields the protein MQQGDTDDVRIERLGPVGRIVLDRPRALNAITLGMVERIHAALEEWRDAGLRAVVVESASDRAFCAGGDIRRVRENSLAERHDESMRFFETEYAVNALLGSYPVPVVALVGGICMGGGMGLSVHGTFVVVSPQASFAMPETKIGFFPDVGGSHFLPRLPGHTGRYLGLTGARIGAADALALGLATHACSAADLARLPDLIAAYDGPLEQLLRELAPSSPGPAGSLAPVRPELEWVFSSPDLAGISERLARLVGDGGAASAWAAQTLAALEAASPYSLAITDRLLVEGRGRSLEECLRAELVTAAEMIRSADFVEGVRSVLVDKDHAPVWSSPVPD from the coding sequence GTGCAGCAGGGCGACACTGACGACGTACGCATCGAACGCCTCGGGCCGGTGGGCCGGATCGTGCTGGACCGCCCGCGGGCGCTCAACGCGATCACCCTCGGGATGGTCGAGCGGATCCACGCCGCGCTCGAGGAGTGGCGTGACGCCGGGCTGCGCGCCGTCGTCGTGGAGAGTGCCTCGGACCGCGCGTTCTGCGCCGGGGGCGACATCCGCAGGGTCCGCGAGAACTCGCTGGCCGAGCGGCACGACGAGAGCATGCGCTTCTTCGAGACGGAGTACGCCGTCAACGCGCTGCTCGGCAGCTATCCGGTCCCCGTCGTGGCGCTGGTCGGCGGCATCTGCATGGGCGGCGGGATGGGCCTGTCGGTGCACGGCACCTTCGTCGTGGTCTCGCCGCAGGCCTCCTTCGCGATGCCGGAGACCAAGATCGGCTTCTTCCCCGACGTCGGCGGCTCCCACTTCCTGCCCCGCCTCCCCGGCCACACCGGCCGCTACCTCGGCCTGACCGGTGCGCGCATCGGCGCGGCGGACGCCCTCGCCCTCGGCCTCGCCACCCACGCCTGCTCGGCCGCGGACCTGGCCCGCCTTCCCGACCTGATCGCCGCGTACGACGGCCCGCTCGAGCAGCTGCTGCGCGAGCTGGCACCCTCCTCCCCGGGACCGGCCGGGTCGCTGGCGCCGGTGCGGCCCGAGCTGGAGTGGGTGTTCAGCTCGCCCGACCTCGCCGGCATCTCCGAGCGGCTGGCGCGGCTGGTCGGGGATGGTGGGGCGGCGTCGGCCTGGGCGGCGCAGACGCTCGCGGCGCTGGAGGCGGCGTCGCCGTACAGCCTGGCGATCACCGACCGCCTCCTCGTCGAGGGCCGCGGCCGCTCGCTCGAGGAGTGCCTGCGGGCCGAGCTGGTGACCGCGGCGGAGATGATCCGCAGCGCCGACTTCGTCGAGGGCGTGCGGTCGGTGCTGGTCGACAAGGACCACGCGCCGGTGTGGTCGAGCCCGGTGCCCGACTGA
- a CDS encoding SulP family inorganic anion transporter: MSDSPSVRAALRSPRLLRTEVLAGLVVALALIPEAISFSIIAGVDPRIGLFASFTMAVAISFLGGRPAMISAATGAVALVIAPVMRDHGYDYLIATVLLGGVLQLVLAGLGVARLMRFIPRSVMVGFVNALAILIFEAQLDHLLDVPWAVYPLTAVGIAVIVGFPRISSVVPAPLVAIVALTAFTLVAAVDVPDVGDEGRLPDSLPAWFVPDVPFTVETLRIVAPYALAMAVVGLLESLLTAKLVDDITDTHSDKTREALGQGAANVITGFFGGMGGCAMIGQTMINVKVSGARTRLSTFLAGVFLLVLVVGFGDVVALIPMAALVAVMVMVSVGTFDWHSLRMLRRMPRSETAVMLATVVVTVATHNLAIGVVVGVLVAMVLFARRVAHLVSVERELVESADGTATARYRVSGELFFASSNDLYSQFAYAEDPDRVVIDLSGSHVWDASTVAALDAVSTKYARKGTVVEIEGLNDVSAAFHDRLTGHLAGH; this comes from the coding sequence GTGAGTGACTCCCCGTCCGTCCGTGCCGCGCTCCGGTCGCCGCGGCTGCTGCGCACCGAGGTGCTCGCCGGTCTCGTCGTGGCGCTGGCCCTGATCCCGGAGGCGATCTCGTTCTCCATCATCGCGGGCGTCGACCCGCGGATCGGGCTGTTCGCGTCCTTCACGATGGCGGTCGCGATCTCGTTCCTCGGCGGCCGCCCGGCCATGATCTCGGCCGCGACCGGAGCCGTGGCGCTGGTGATCGCCCCGGTGATGCGCGACCACGGCTACGACTACCTGATCGCCACGGTCCTGCTCGGTGGTGTGCTCCAGCTCGTGCTCGCCGGCCTGGGCGTGGCACGGCTGATGAGGTTCATCCCGCGCTCGGTGATGGTCGGCTTCGTCAACGCCCTGGCGATCCTCATCTTCGAAGCGCAGCTCGACCACCTCCTCGACGTGCCCTGGGCGGTCTACCCGCTCACGGCCGTAGGGATCGCCGTCATCGTGGGCTTCCCGCGGATCAGCTCCGTCGTCCCGGCACCCCTCGTGGCGATCGTGGCGTTGACCGCCTTCACGCTGGTCGCGGCGGTCGACGTGCCGGACGTCGGGGACGAGGGACGCCTCCCCGACAGCCTGCCCGCCTGGTTCGTCCCCGACGTCCCCTTCACGGTGGAGACGTTGCGCATCGTCGCGCCGTACGCCCTCGCCATGGCCGTCGTGGGTCTCCTCGAGTCGTTGCTCACCGCGAAGCTCGTCGACGACATCACCGACACCCACTCCGACAAGACCCGCGAGGCCCTGGGCCAGGGCGCGGCCAACGTGATCACCGGCTTCTTCGGCGGCATGGGCGGCTGCGCGATGATCGGCCAGACCATGATCAACGTGAAGGTCTCCGGCGCCCGCACCCGGCTGTCGACCTTCCTCGCCGGCGTGTTCCTGCTGGTGCTGGTCGTCGGCTTCGGCGACGTCGTCGCGTTGATCCCGATGGCGGCGCTGGTCGCTGTCATGGTGATGGTGTCGGTCGGCACCTTCGACTGGCACTCGCTGCGGATGCTGCGCCGGATGCCGAGGTCCGAGACTGCCGTCATGCTGGCGACCGTCGTGGTCACGGTCGCGACGCACAACCTGGCGATCGGTGTCGTCGTCGGTGTGCTGGTCGCGATGGTGCTCTTCGCCCGGCGGGTCGCGCACCTGGTGAGCGTGGAGCGCGAGCTCGTCGAGTCGGCCGACGGCACCGCGACCGCCCGCTACCGGGTGAGCGGCGAACTCTTCTTCGCCTCCAGCAACGACCTCTACTCCCAGTTCGCGTACGCCGAGGACCCCGACCGGGTCGTCATCGACCTGTCGGGCTCCCACGTGTGGGACGCCTCGACCGTTGCCGCCCTCGACGCCGTGAGCACCAAGTACGCCCGGAAGGGCACGGTGGTCGAGATCGAGGGCCTGAACGACGTGAGCGCGGCGTTCCACGATCGTCTGACCGGGCACCTCGCGGGCCACTGA
- a CDS encoding MerR family transcriptional regulator: MMQIGEVATRTELSLRSLRHWDEVGLLRPSGRSEGGFRLYTEDDVEKIFVIRRMKPLGFTLDEMSAAMRDLEVLRDPGAAGRHDAARARLDAVLADATARRARLETQLAMADEFLDQLARQLG; this comes from the coding sequence ATGATGCAGATCGGCGAGGTCGCCACGCGGACCGAGCTCTCGCTGCGCAGCCTGCGCCACTGGGACGAGGTCGGGCTGCTCCGCCCGTCGGGCAGGTCCGAGGGCGGCTTCCGGCTCTACACCGAGGACGACGTCGAGAAGATCTTCGTGATCCGGCGGATGAAGCCGCTCGGCTTCACGCTCGACGAGATGAGCGCCGCGATGCGCGACCTCGAGGTCCTGCGCGACCCGGGTGCCGCCGGCCGTCACGACGCCGCCCGCGCGCGCCTGGACGCGGTCCTCGCCGACGCCACCGCGCGCCGCGCCCGCCTGGAGACGCAGCTCGCGATGGCCGACGAGTTCCTCGACCAGCTCGCCCGGCAGCTCGGCTGA
- a CDS encoding carboxymuconolactone decarboxylase family protein: MTRTRTHEASPETFQALLALDNRLKKSLGPVLYDLVKLRASQLNGCAYCVDMHASDLERRGTPSRKLHGVAAWQESPFFDETERVALAFTERLTGGIDAVDDELWAEAGRLLGEERRADLIVAVGTINTWNMSGITTHLQPEGSLAPE, encoded by the coding sequence ATGACCCGCACCCGCACCCACGAAGCGTCCCCGGAGACCTTCCAGGCGCTGCTCGCCCTCGACAACCGGCTGAAGAAGTCGCTGGGCCCGGTGCTCTACGACCTGGTCAAGCTGCGCGCCTCGCAGCTCAACGGCTGCGCGTACTGCGTCGACATGCACGCCAGCGACCTCGAGCGCCGCGGTACGCCGAGCCGCAAGCTCCACGGCGTCGCCGCCTGGCAGGAGAGCCCGTTCTTCGACGAGACCGAGCGGGTGGCCCTCGCCTTCACCGAGCGGCTCACCGGCGGCATCGACGCGGTCGACGACGAGCTGTGGGCCGAGGCCGGCCGGCTGCTCGGCGAGGAGCGGCGGGCCGACCTGATCGTGGCCGTGGGCACCATCAACACCTGGAACATGTCCGGCATCACCACCCACCTGCAGCCGGAGGGATCGCTCGCCCCGGAGTGA
- a CDS encoding Rrf2 family transcriptional regulator → MNEGVEWAAHVCVLLHWLQGDEGRPAPVPVARLAEAYELPAPYLVKQVQALTRAGITESVPGKNGGVRLARPADRITLMDVVAAIEGPDEAFACTEIRQRGMNQDRPAREFAKPCGIAHAMRGAELAWRRELAATSVLDLAAATPRSVAADARRHFART, encoded by the coding sequence ATGAACGAGGGCGTCGAGTGGGCCGCCCACGTCTGCGTGCTGCTGCACTGGCTCCAGGGCGACGAGGGACGTCCCGCGCCCGTCCCGGTCGCGCGGCTCGCGGAGGCCTACGAGCTGCCGGCGCCGTACCTCGTCAAGCAGGTGCAGGCCCTGACCCGGGCCGGCATCACCGAGTCGGTGCCCGGCAAGAACGGCGGCGTCCGGCTGGCCCGACCGGCCGACCGGATCACCCTGATGGACGTGGTCGCGGCGATCGAGGGCCCCGACGAGGCCTTCGCCTGCACCGAGATCCGGCAGCGCGGGATGAACCAGGACCGCCCGGCCCGTGAGTTCGCCAAGCCCTGCGGCATCGCCCACGCCATGCGCGGTGCCGAGCTCGCCTGGCGCCGCGAGCTGGCCGCCACCTCGGTCCTCGACCTCGCGGCCGCGACGCCGCGCAGCGTCGCAGCCGACGCCCGGCGGCACTTCGCCCGTACCTGA
- a CDS encoding TetR/AcrR family transcriptional regulator: MAYIRAADRQEQIVAATIRVLEAGGVSGTTMRAVAAEAGMPLGTLHYTFPSRDELLRTVITRVVDDTSAALREALDLEQGVEHALRQGVRTFWDRLLDGGTGVQVMQYELAMYSARSDAGGLARLEFARYTDLLTELCSEAAAFAGEECAVPPDVLARLVLGVVDGLVLQHIANPDLARSERDLAHALDMLVALAAPRRR; encoded by the coding sequence GTGGCGTACATCAGGGCAGCGGACCGGCAGGAGCAGATCGTCGCGGCCACCATCCGGGTGCTGGAGGCCGGCGGCGTGTCCGGTACGACGATGCGCGCGGTCGCCGCCGAGGCCGGCATGCCGCTCGGCACCCTGCACTACACGTTCCCCTCGCGCGACGAGCTGCTGCGCACCGTGATCACCCGGGTCGTGGACGACACCTCCGCCGCCCTGCGGGAGGCGCTGGACCTCGAGCAGGGCGTCGAGCACGCGCTGCGCCAAGGCGTCAGGACCTTCTGGGACAGGCTGCTCGACGGCGGGACCGGCGTGCAGGTCATGCAGTACGAGCTCGCGATGTACTCCGCGCGCAGTGACGCCGGCGGTCTCGCCCGTCTGGAGTTCGCGCGCTACACCGACCTGCTCACCGAGCTGTGCTCCGAGGCCGCGGCCTTCGCGGGCGAGGAGTGCGCGGTACCTCCCGACGTGCTGGCCCGACTCGTCCTCGGCGTCGTGGACGGCCTGGTCCTGCAGCACATCGCGAACCCCGACCTCGCGCGCTCGGAGCGCGACCTCGCGCACGCGCTCGACATGCTCGTCGCCCTCGCGGCACCCCGGCGGCGCTGA